The following coding sequences lie in one Niabella agricola genomic window:
- the sucD gene encoding succinate--CoA ligase subunit alpha, producing MAVLVNKNSKILVQGFTGTEGTFHATQMIEYGTNVVGGVTPGKGGTTHLDRPVFNTVAECVKQTGANVSIIFVPPAFAADAIMEAADAGIALVVCITEGIPVQDMVAVKNFLQGTGTRLIGPNCPGVITADECKVGIMPGFVFKKGRIGIVSKSGTLTYEAADQVAKAGLGISTAIGIGGDPIIGTTTKEAVELFMQDDETDAIVMIGEIGGGMEAEAARWIKEHGNKKPVVGFIAGQTAPPGRRMGHAGAIVGGAEDTAAAKMKIMSECGIAVVSSPADIGKTMAEIIGK from the coding sequence ATGGCAGTTTTGGTCAATAAGAATTCAAAAATATTAGTTCAGGGCTTTACCGGAACGGAGGGCACCTTCCATGCTACACAGATGATTGAATACGGTACCAATGTGGTAGGCGGCGTTACTCCGGGTAAAGGAGGCACCACGCACCTGGACCGGCCGGTATTCAATACCGTGGCAGAGTGTGTAAAGCAAACAGGTGCTAACGTGAGCATTATTTTTGTTCCGCCGGCTTTTGCCGCGGATGCGATCATGGAGGCTGCAGATGCCGGTATTGCGCTGGTGGTATGTATCACAGAAGGCATCCCGGTACAGGATATGGTGGCCGTAAAGAATTTTCTGCAGGGCACCGGCACCCGTTTGATCGGTCCCAACTGTCCGGGGGTAATCACTGCGGATGAATGTAAAGTGGGTATCATGCCCGGGTTTGTGTTTAAGAAAGGGCGCATCGGTATTGTTTCCAAGTCCGGAACCCTTACTTATGAGGCGGCAGACCAGGTAGCCAAAGCCGGGCTGGGTATTAGCACCGCTATTGGTATTGGTGGCGACCCGATCATCGGAACAACAACGAAAGAAGCCGTGGAGCTGTTTATGCAGGACGACGAAACGGATGCGATTGTGATGATTGGTGAAATTGGCGGAGGTATGGAAGCGGAAGCGGCCCGCTGGATCAAGGAGCATGGTAACAAAAAGCCCGTAGTCGGTTTTATTGCCGGCCAAACGGCGCCTCCGGGCCGGCGTATGGGACATGCCGGTGCCATTGTAGGTGGAGCAGAGGACACCGCTGCTGCCAAAATGAAGATCATGAGCGAGTGTGGTATTGCCGTGGTAAGCAGCCCGGCGGATATAGGGAAAACAATGGCCGAAATCATCGGAAAATAA
- a CDS encoding prolipoprotein diacylglyceryl transferase family protein, giving the protein MEFPVYLQLGTQKILLHMVTEIASFFIAFRFYLYLKRKQGDSISGMNRLYILLGAALGALLGSRILGGLEDPVALAASASPLQYFYLNKTVVGGFLGGLIGVETIKKIIGEKRRSGDLYTYPIILGLVIGRIGCFSMGVHEETYGLPTASFTGMNLGDGLLRHPVALYEIGFLLLLGLLIRYADRSMPLDSGARFKIFMIGYLLFRFLLDFIKPHFTWPVGLSSIQIACLLGLLYYFRYIIQPKRLLIPHAGSSLHIL; this is encoded by the coding sequence TTGGAATTTCCGGTATACCTGCAGTTGGGAACGCAAAAGATCCTGTTACACATGGTAACGGAGATCGCCAGTTTTTTTATTGCGTTCCGCTTTTATCTTTATCTGAAACGGAAACAGGGCGATTCCATTTCAGGCATGAACCGGTTGTATATTTTATTGGGTGCTGCCCTGGGTGCACTGCTGGGGTCCCGTATCCTGGGCGGACTGGAAGATCCCGTGGCGCTGGCCGCCAGTGCATCGCCCCTGCAATATTTTTACCTTAACAAAACCGTAGTAGGCGGATTCCTGGGCGGGTTGATCGGCGTGGAAACCATCAAGAAGATCATCGGCGAAAAACGGCGAAGCGGCGATCTTTATACCTACCCTATTATCCTGGGGCTGGTCATCGGCCGCATCGGGTGTTTTAGCATGGGTGTTCATGAAGAAACCTACGGCCTGCCCACTGCTTCATTTACCGGTATGAATCTGGGAGATGGTTTGTTACGGCACCCGGTAGCTCTTTATGAGATCGGCTTTTTGTTACTGCTGGGCCTGCTGATCCGCTATGCTGATCGGTCGATGCCGCTTGACAGCGGCGCGCGGTTTAAGATCTTTATGATCGGTTACCTGCTATTCCGTTTCCTGCTCGATTTTATCAAACCGCATTTTACCTGGCCGGTAGGACTGTCTTCCATCCAGATCGCTTGTTTACTGGGATTATTATATTATTTTAGATACATTATTCAACCCAAAAGATTACTGATTCCCCATGCCGGTTCGTCCCTACACATACTATGA
- a CDS encoding response regulator has product MTEDRAIFVVDDDPIHRLLMDKLFAKQPKPCRLHFFENGQKALSALTDPEAQVLPDLILLDIEMPVMNGWQFMDAFSLLDPAFTGRIRVYMVSSSFSDEDQERVKTYPLIKGYIVKPIRIDTIVELLQ; this is encoded by the coding sequence ATGACTGAAGACAGAGCGATATTTGTTGTTGATGATGACCCGATCCACCGGCTGTTAATGGATAAACTGTTTGCCAAACAACCTAAGCCCTGCAGACTGCATTTTTTTGAAAACGGGCAAAAGGCGTTGAGTGCCCTTACCGACCCCGAAGCACAAGTGCTGCCGGACCTGATCCTGCTCGATATTGAGATGCCGGTGATGAATGGCTGGCAGTTTATGGATGCGTTCAGCCTTCTTGATCCTGCATTCACTGGCCGGATAAGGGTATATATGGTGTCCTCTTCTTTTTCGGATGAAGACCAGGAACGGGTAAAAACCTATCCGCTGATAAAGGGCTATATTGTAAAGCCCATCCGGATCGATACAATTGTTGAACTGCTCCAATAA
- a CDS encoding ABC transporter ATP-binding protein produces MIEIKNLKKSFDDKAVLKGVDVIFDEGKCNLIIGSSGSGKTVLMKCMVGLIKPTSGSVLYDGDDFVSMNDVEKKSVREKIGMLFQGGALFDSQTVEQNVMFPLDMFTNDKYAKKKERVKQVLERVQLKEDAYRKFPSEISGGMQKRVALARAIVLNPKYLFCDEPNSGLDPQTSMVIDKLIQEITQEYNITTIINTHDMNSVMEIGDHITYMHQGEKEWEGNNKEIILSENQKLNDFIFASEFLKDAKRMRTIQETGEIPKDMPPGVKDAIEERLNTDLDGDGHIGNPSKNKPSSKE; encoded by the coding sequence ATGATTGAAATAAAAAACCTGAAGAAGAGTTTTGATGATAAGGCGGTCCTGAAAGGGGTTGATGTAATTTTTGATGAAGGAAAGTGCAACCTTATCATCGGCAGCAGCGGCAGCGGGAAAACAGTGCTGATGAAATGCATGGTAGGGTTGATAAAACCCACTTCCGGTAGCGTGTTGTACGATGGGGATGATTTTGTGAGCATGAATGATGTTGAGAAAAAAAGCGTCCGCGAAAAAATCGGTATGCTGTTCCAGGGCGGGGCATTGTTCGACAGTCAGACAGTAGAGCAAAACGTGATGTTTCCGCTGGATATGTTTACCAACGACAAATATGCTAAAAAGAAAGAGCGGGTGAAACAGGTACTGGAACGTGTACAACTGAAGGAAGATGCATACCGGAAATTTCCGTCGGAGATCAGCGGTGGAATGCAGAAGCGGGTGGCACTGGCGAGGGCCATCGTATTAAATCCCAAGTACCTGTTTTGTGATGAACCCAACTCCGGGCTGGATCCCCAAACTTCCATGGTGATCGATAAACTGATACAGGAAATTACACAAGAATATAATATTACCACGATCATCAATACCCACGATATGAACAGCGTAATGGAGATCGGGGATCATATTACGTATATGCATCAGGGCGAGAAGGAATGGGAAGGCAATAACAAGGAGATCATCCTCAGCGAGAACCAAAAACTGAATGATTTTATTTTTGCGTCCGAATTCCTGAAGGATGCCAAACGGATGCGTACCATACAGGAAACAGGTGAGATTCCAAAAGATATGCCGCCAGGCGTGAAGGACGCTATTGAGGAGCGGCTGAATACAGACCTGGATGGTGACGGGCATATCGGCAATCCGTCGAAAAACAAACCCTCGTCAAAAGAATAA
- a CDS encoding FAD-binding and (Fe-S)-binding domain-containing protein encodes MDFKQLEGSFSGELFYDNSSLHQAQKMIYATDASVYQEQPLAVALPKNKEDLKALIRFANQNRVSLIPRAAGTSLAGQVVGNGIVVDISKYFKKIIEVNAAERWVRLEPGIVRDDLNALLKPYGLLFAPETSTASRAMIGGMIGNNSCGLHSIVWGDTRQHLLEATVLLSNGEEVVLKYRTNAEILAMAAADTLESQIYRELSALLNDPANASVIRGHYPRKSLKRRNTGYALDMLQDEKEAGGFNLCSLLAGSEGTLAFVIEARLNLLPLPPAKDALVCIHCASLAASLHANNVVLRHRPMASELVDRYIMDFTKGHPVYHQNRFFIEGEPEALLMVEFMEHSDEALDQKTAALIADLKKNGLGYAYPVIKGPQTKLVWDIRKAGLGLIRNMPGDEQPVNLIEDCAVAPEDLPAYIEDLQELLKRYGLQASYYAHAGAGELHVEPMINLKTAAGKETFRNVLKDTVALVKKYNGSLSGEHGDGRLRGEFIASAMGDEVYRLLQQVKHIFDPGNIFNAHKIVNTPRMNEQLRYDAGKQQLPVNTVFDYTRQENILRLTEKCSGSGDCRKSQVTGGTMCPSYMATLQEKDTTRARANILRQFLTRAEKENPFDHPEIKEVMDLCLSCKACKSECPSSVDIAKLKAEFLQHYYDANGVPFRSKLIAGFTKSQRLGIMMPGIYNAVAKNKFASGVIKKLAGFAPERSLPAVGKTTLRSWFEKYRKTVPQQYSRKVFLFCDEFTNYNDVEIGQTTIKLLNALGYGVEIPGHGESGRTWLSKGLVRKAKEIIVTNVKTLSQQVTTEQPLIGIEPSALLTFRDEALDLVPPELYETARSLAGNSLLVEEFLAGEYEAGRIHTAQFTGAKRVVKLHGHCYQKSFGVMPSVQKILSIPSNFYVELIPSGCCGMAGSFGYEKEHYEVSMKVGELVLLPAVRAAAADTIIAASGTSCRHQIKDGAKRHSLHPVEVLWKALK; translated from the coding sequence ATGGATTTTAAGCAATTGGAAGGGAGCTTCTCGGGGGAACTGTTTTATGATAACAGTAGCCTGCATCAGGCTCAAAAGATGATCTATGCAACAGACGCGTCGGTGTACCAGGAACAGCCGCTGGCGGTTGCACTGCCTAAAAACAAAGAAGATTTAAAGGCGCTGATTCGTTTTGCAAACCAGAACAGGGTTTCGCTGATCCCGCGTGCGGCGGGTACTTCGCTGGCCGGACAGGTGGTTGGCAACGGGATCGTTGTAGATATTTCAAAATATTTTAAAAAGATCATTGAGGTAAATGCCGCAGAGCGTTGGGTACGCCTGGAACCGGGCATTGTCCGGGATGACCTGAATGCCCTCTTAAAGCCTTACGGGTTGTTGTTTGCTCCTGAAACGTCTACTGCCAGCAGGGCAATGATCGGCGGAATGATCGGTAATAATTCCTGCGGCCTGCATTCGATCGTGTGGGGTGATACCCGCCAGCATTTACTGGAAGCCACCGTATTGCTCAGCAACGGGGAAGAAGTGGTGCTGAAATACCGAACAAATGCGGAGATCCTTGCAATGGCCGCCGCGGATACGCTGGAAAGTCAGATTTACCGGGAACTTTCGGCATTATTAAATGACCCGGCAAATGCATCGGTGATCCGCGGGCACTATCCCCGGAAATCGCTGAAGCGGCGGAATACGGGTTATGCGCTGGATATGCTCCAGGACGAAAAAGAAGCGGGCGGCTTTAACCTCTGCAGCCTGCTCGCCGGCTCAGAAGGCACACTGGCTTTTGTAATAGAGGCCCGGCTTAACCTGCTTCCGTTACCACCCGCAAAGGATGCGCTGGTTTGTATCCATTGTGCTTCGCTGGCAGCATCGCTTCATGCAAATAACGTTGTGCTGCGGCATCGTCCCATGGCTTCTGAGCTGGTAGACCGGTACATCATGGATTTTACCAAAGGACATCCGGTGTATCACCAGAACCGGTTCTTTATTGAAGGGGAGCCTGAGGCCCTGCTGATGGTAGAATTTATGGAGCACAGTGATGAAGCTTTGGATCAGAAGACGGCAGCGCTGATTGCGGATCTGAAAAAAAACGGGCTGGGCTATGCGTACCCGGTCATCAAAGGGCCGCAAACCAAACTAGTATGGGACATCCGGAAAGCAGGGCTGGGGTTGATCCGGAACATGCCCGGAGACGAGCAACCCGTGAACCTGATAGAAGATTGTGCCGTGGCTCCGGAAGATCTGCCTGCCTATATTGAAGACCTGCAGGAGTTGTTAAAACGTTATGGACTTCAGGCTTCTTATTATGCACATGCAGGTGCCGGAGAATTACATGTAGAGCCAATGATCAACCTGAAAACAGCCGCCGGAAAGGAAACGTTTCGCAATGTGCTGAAGGATACAGTGGCACTGGTAAAAAAGTACAACGGTTCTTTAAGTGGTGAGCACGGAGATGGAAGATTGCGGGGCGAATTTATTGCCAGTGCGATGGGCGACGAGGTCTACCGCCTGTTGCAACAGGTTAAACATATTTTTGACCCGGGAAATATTTTCAATGCGCACAAGATCGTTAATACCCCCAGGATGAACGAGCAGCTGCGCTACGATGCGGGGAAGCAACAGCTGCCTGTAAATACGGTATTCGATTATACCCGGCAGGAAAATATTTTGAGGCTGACCGAAAAATGTTCCGGATCCGGCGATTGCAGGAAGTCGCAGGTAACCGGCGGCACCATGTGCCCTTCTTATATGGCTACTCTGCAGGAAAAAGATACGACGAGGGCGCGGGCTAATATCCTTCGCCAGTTCCTGACCAGAGCCGAAAAGGAAAATCCGTTTGATCATCCCGAGATCAAGGAGGTTATGGATCTTTGTTTAAGTTGCAAGGCCTGTAAGTCTGAATGCCCTTCCAGCGTGGATATAGCCAAGCTAAAAGCAGAATTTTTACAGCATTATTACGATGCCAACGGCGTTCCCTTTCGCTCAAAACTGATCGCCGGATTTACAAAGTCGCAACGTTTAGGTATCATGATGCCGGGCATCTATAATGCTGTAGCTAAAAATAAATTTGCCTCGGGTGTGATAAAGAAACTGGCCGGTTTTGCGCCGGAACGCTCGCTGCCCGCGGTCGGTAAAACAACCCTGCGCAGCTGGTTTGAAAAATACCGGAAAACAGTTCCACAGCAATACAGCCGGAAGGTGTTCTTGTTTTGCGATGAGTTTACCAATTACAATGATGTGGAGATCGGGCAAACAACCATCAAACTTCTGAATGCACTCGGTTACGGAGTAGAGATCCCCGGTCACGGCGAAAGCGGCCGTACCTGGCTGTCGAAAGGACTCGTACGGAAAGCAAAGGAGATCATTGTAACCAACGTGAAGACCCTTTCGCAACAGGTAACAACCGAGCAGCCGCTGATCGGTATTGAGCCCAGTGCCCTGCTCACGTTCCGGGATGAAGCGCTGGACCTGGTTCCGCCGGAACTGTATGAAACGGCCAGGTCCCTGGCTGGAAACAGCCTCCTTGTTGAAGAGTTCCTCGCTGGTGAATATGAGGCGGGCCGGATCCATACGGCGCAGTTTACGGGCGCAAAGCGCGTGGTGAAGCTGCATGGGCATTGCTATCAGAAATCGTTTGGTGTAATGCCTTCAGTACAGAAAATATTGAGCATCCCGTCTAATTTTTATGTGGAACTGATTCCCTCAGGCTGTTGTGGTATGGCCGGCTCCTTTGGATATGAAAAAGAACACTACGAGGTTTCCATGAAAGTAGGAGAACTGGTATTATTGCCGGCGGTGCGCGCTGCAGCGGCAGATACCATCATCGCAGCATCCGGTACCAGCTGCCGGCACCAGATAAAAGACGGTGCAAAGCGGCACAGCCTGCACCCGGTGGAAGTGTTGTGGAAAGCGCTGAAATGA
- a CDS encoding radical SAM protein, which translates to MPVRPYTYYDFTISLCSTCLKRVDAKIVFEDNKVYMLKNCATHGFEKVLIATDVEYYKNIRNYNKPSETPLQFNTKTHYGCPYDCGLCADHEQHSCLTVVEITDRCNLTCPTCYAMSSPHYGRHRTVEEVERMLDIIVANEGEPDVVQISGGEPTLHPDFFKILDIAKTKPIKHLMVNTNGIRIAKDKEFVRRLASYMPDFEIYLQFDSFKPEALIRLRGKDLRDVRMKALEYLNELNLSTTLVVTLQQGVNDDEVGSIIDYALKQPCVRGVTFQPVQIAGRTENFDPAVNRITMTDVRQKILDQTGVFNANDLIPVPCNPDALVMGYALKLNNQVFPLTRYIDPALLLDNSRNTIVYEQDDMLKEKMIDIFSTGISVDRVEENMNQLLCCLPQIQAPGLTYNNLFRIIIMRFIDAYDFDVRAIKKSCVHIVHKDGRLIPFETMNLFYRDEKETYVKQLQQQLDAVVAQ; encoded by the coding sequence ATGCCGGTTCGTCCCTACACATACTATGATTTCACCATCAGCCTTTGCAGTACCTGTCTGAAACGGGTGGATGCAAAGATCGTTTTTGAAGACAATAAGGTGTATATGCTTAAGAACTGTGCAACGCACGGGTTTGAAAAAGTACTGATCGCCACGGATGTGGAGTATTACAAAAATATCCGCAATTACAATAAGCCTTCCGAAACACCGCTGCAGTTCAATACCAAAACACACTATGGCTGTCCCTATGATTGTGGCCTCTGCGCCGACCATGAACAGCATAGTTGTTTAACGGTTGTTGAAATTACAGATCGTTGCAACCTGACCTGCCCTACCTGTTATGCCATGAGCAGTCCGCATTATGGACGGCACCGGACGGTGGAAGAGGTGGAGCGGATGCTGGATATCATTGTAGCCAATGAGGGCGAGCCGGATGTGGTGCAGATCAGCGGCGGGGAGCCAACGCTGCATCCTGATTTTTTTAAAATACTGGATATTGCCAAAACCAAGCCCATTAAGCATTTAATGGTCAATACCAATGGTATCCGCATCGCGAAGGACAAGGAATTTGTAAGGCGGCTTGCATCCTATATGCCGGATTTTGAGATCTATTTGCAATTTGATTCATTTAAGCCCGAAGCGCTGATCCGGTTGCGCGGAAAAGATTTACGGGATGTGCGGATGAAGGCTTTAGAATATTTAAACGAACTCAATCTTTCCACAACCCTGGTGGTGACTCTGCAACAAGGCGTGAATGACGATGAGGTAGGGTCCATCATCGACTATGCGCTGAAGCAGCCCTGCGTGCGGGGAGTTACCTTTCAGCCGGTACAGATTGCGGGGCGTACCGAAAATTTTGACCCGGCCGTTAACCGCATTACGATGACCGATGTGCGGCAAAAGATTCTTGATCAGACCGGTGTTTTCAACGCCAATGACCTGATTCCTGTACCCTGTAATCCGGATGCATTGGTGATGGGCTATGCGTTGAAGTTAAACAACCAGGTGTTTCCGTTAACGCGGTATATTGACCCGGCATTGCTGTTGGATAATTCGCGGAATACGATCGTATATGAGCAAGACGATATGCTGAAGGAGAAAATGATTGACATCTTCAGTACGGGGATCTCGGTAGACCGCGTGGAGGAGAATATGAACCAGTTGTTGTGCTGCCTGCCGCAGATACAGGCACCGGGGCTTACTTATAACAACCTGTTCCGGATCATTATCATGCGGTTTATCGACGCCTACGATTTTGATGTACGGGCTATCAAAAAGAGTTGTGTGCATATTGTGCACAAGGACGGACGGCTGATCCCTTTTGAAACGATGAATTTATTTTACAGGGATGAAAAGGAAACGTATGTAAAACAATTGCAGCAGCAGCTGGATGCTGTTGTTGCGCAATAA
- a CDS encoding MlaE family ABC transporter permease → MKILRELGEFIKMAGGMFRKPENSKMYWKQFMLQCNDIGIGSLGIICIISVFIGAVSTLQTAYQLVSPIIPKTTIAQIVRDTVILEFAPTLSCIVLCGVVGSKIASELGNMRVSEQIDALEIMGINTKGYLVLPKILAGLVTIPLLIMLAMVLGIWGGRLAGTAAGIIDPSIFDTGLVMAFKAYNVYFALIKSFVFAFIITAVPAFYGYTVKGGALEIGHSSTRAVVVSCVLLLLADYILSALLL, encoded by the coding sequence TTGAAAATATTAAGAGAGCTTGGAGAATTCATTAAAATGGCCGGGGGGATGTTCCGGAAACCGGAGAACTCCAAAATGTACTGGAAGCAGTTCATGCTTCAGTGCAACGACATTGGTATTGGTTCATTGGGGATCATTTGTATCATTTCGGTTTTTATTGGGGCCGTGTCTACGTTGCAGACGGCTTACCAGCTGGTATCGCCCATCATTCCCAAAACCACCATCGCCCAGATTGTAAGGGATACGGTGATTCTTGAATTTGCGCCAACGCTGAGCTGCATTGTGCTTTGTGGCGTGGTGGGTAGTAAAATTGCCAGCGAGCTGGGAAATATGCGGGTGAGTGAGCAGATCGATGCGCTGGAGATCATGGGTATTAATACCAAGGGGTACCTGGTGCTGCCCAAGATCCTGGCGGGCCTGGTAACCATACCGCTTTTGATTATGCTGGCCATGGTGCTGGGCATTTGGGGAGGCAGGCTGGCCGGTACCGCTGCCGGTATTATTGATCCCAGTATTTTTGATACCGGCCTGGTGATGGCCTTTAAAGCCTACAACGTTTATTTTGCACTCATTAAATCGTTTGTGTTTGCCTTTATCATTACAGCCGTTCCCGCTTTTTACGGATATACTGTTAAAGGCGGCGCATTGGAGATCGGGCATAGCAGTACCCGGGCGGTGGTGGTATCCTGTGTGTTACTATTACTAGCCGATTATATCTTATCAGCTTTACTTTTGTAA
- a CDS encoding NADP-dependent malic enzyme: MAKNDLRKEQALAYHAKGRPGKIEVVPTKKAKTQRDLALAYSPGVAEPCLEIARNVENVYKYTAKGNLVAVISNGTAVLGLGDIGPEAGKPVMEGKGVLFKIFADIDVFDIEVNEKDPRKFVEIVKALEPTFGGINLEDIKAPECFYIEQELRKQMNIPVMHDDQHGTAIISAAALINALEIQKKRIDKVRFVVNGAGAAAMACVLLYQELGAKPSNFLMFDKHGVLSKERTDLEEMKLPFANATRELTLAEAMKGADVFIGLSAGNTVSADMVKSMAKNPIVFAMANPDPEISWEAATGARKDIIMATGRSDYPNQVNNVLGFPYIFRGALDVRARVINTEMKLAAVRALAGLAKMPVPDIVNLAYNQEKMAFGADYIIPKPLDPRLLTAVAPAVARAAMETGVAYHQIQDWEHYSRELDKRLGVDNQVLRAMGAKARSAPKRIVFAEGENVKILKAAQIVLDEGIGYPQLIGDKKEIEIIAAENSIDISGMVIFDPRSEDMIEKRKEYGDLFFRKRARKGYTKEEAHKLMKERNHFGCMMVEQGDADCMLAGLTKKYDEAIRPALQIIGTEPGVNRVAGMYLVMTKKGPLFLADTTVNFNPTVEELAEIVLLTAKEVRAFNLTPRIAMLSYSNFGSSKSPEAKLVSQARALVKEKMPDLIVDGEMQANIALNNGLLQEIYPFSDLVGQQVNTLIFPNLASGNIAYNILLEIGSTDAVGPIVMGLKKPVHLLQLGSTVSNIVNMAMIAVIDAQLKTKPPVVDDRNTRRLLKRKTD, from the coding sequence ATGGCAAAGAATGATCTACGAAAAGAACAGGCATTGGCCTATCACGCAAAAGGTAGACCGGGAAAAATTGAAGTAGTTCCAACAAAAAAGGCAAAAACCCAACGGGACCTGGCGCTGGCCTATTCGCCGGGGGTGGCAGAACCCTGCCTGGAAATTGCAAGGAATGTTGAGAATGTATATAAATATACGGCAAAGGGAAACCTGGTGGCAGTCATCAGCAATGGCACCGCGGTACTGGGTTTGGGAGATATCGGGCCGGAGGCCGGTAAGCCGGTGATGGAAGGCAAGGGAGTGTTGTTTAAGATCTTTGCCGACATCGATGTGTTCGATATTGAAGTGAATGAAAAAGACCCCCGGAAGTTTGTCGAGATTGTTAAGGCACTCGAGCCCACTTTCGGCGGCATCAACCTGGAAGACATCAAGGCACCCGAGTGTTTTTATATTGAACAGGAACTGCGTAAGCAAATGAATATTCCTGTTATGCACGACGACCAGCATGGCACCGCCATCATCAGTGCGGCAGCCCTGATCAACGCCCTGGAAATCCAGAAAAAAAGGATCGATAAGGTGAGATTTGTGGTAAATGGTGCCGGGGCTGCGGCCATGGCCTGTGTGCTGCTGTATCAGGAACTGGGAGCAAAGCCTTCCAATTTCCTGATGTTTGATAAACATGGCGTTTTAAGTAAAGAGCGGACCGATCTGGAAGAAATGAAGCTTCCTTTTGCCAATGCTACCCGGGAGCTTACCCTGGCTGAAGCCATGAAAGGCGCCGACGTATTTATCGGGCTGAGCGCCGGCAATACCGTTTCTGCGGATATGGTTAAAAGCATGGCTAAGAATCCGATTGTATTTGCTATGGCCAATCCCGATCCCGAGATCTCCTGGGAAGCCGCTACCGGTGCCCGGAAAGATATCATTATGGCAACAGGCCGCAGCGATTACCCCAACCAGGTAAACAATGTACTCGGGTTCCCCTACATTTTCAGGGGCGCCCTTGATGTAAGGGCCCGGGTGATCAATACAGAAATGAAGCTGGCTGCTGTAAGAGCCCTGGCGGGACTGGCTAAAATGCCGGTGCCCGATATCGTAAACCTGGCGTACAACCAGGAAAAAATGGCCTTTGGGGCAGACTATATCATTCCCAAGCCGCTGGATCCGCGCTTGCTAACAGCCGTGGCACCCGCTGTGGCCCGGGCGGCTATGGAAACGGGGGTAGCCTATCACCAGATACAGGACTGGGAACATTACAGCCGGGAACTGGATAAGCGGCTCGGGGTCGATAACCAGGTGTTGCGGGCAATGGGGGCCAAGGCGCGTTCGGCTCCCAAACGTATCGTATTTGCAGAGGGTGAAAACGTGAAAATATTAAAAGCCGCCCAGATCGTTTTGGATGAAGGGATCGGTTATCCCCAGCTGATCGGAGATAAAAAAGAAATCGAGATTATTGCAGCGGAGAACAGCATCGATATTTCGGGGATGGTCATTTTTGATCCGCGTAGTGAAGATATGATCGAAAAGCGGAAGGAATACGGCGACCTTTTTTTCCGGAAGAGGGCCCGCAAGGGATATACCAAGGAAGAGGCACACAAGCTGATGAAGGAGCGGAATCATTTCGGCTGTATGATGGTGGAACAGGGCGATGCGGATTGCATGCTGGCGGGGCTTACCAAAAAATATGACGAAGCAATCCGTCCGGCGTTACAGATCATCGGCACCGAACCTGGCGTAAACCGGGTGGCGGGCATGTACCTGGTAATGACCAAAAAGGGTCCTTTGTTTCTCGCCGATACCACGGTTAACTTTAACCCTACGGTAGAAGAACTGGCGGAGATCGTATTGCTGACGGCAAAAGAAGTAAGGGCCTTTAACCTTACGCCACGCATTGCCATGCTCAGTTATTCAAACTTTGGCAGCAGCAAATCCCCGGAAGCCAAACTGGTATCGCAGGCAAGGGCACTTGTAAAAGAAAAAATGCCGGACCTGATCGTTGACGGTGAAATGCAGGCCAATATTGCATTAAATAACGGTCTGCTGCAGGAAATATATCCGTTTAGCGATCTGGTAGGGCAACAGGTAAACACGCTGATCTTTCCTAACTTAGCGTCGGGAAACATTGCCTATAACATCCTGCTCGAAATCGGATCCACGGATGCCGTAGGACCCATCGTAATGGGATTAAAAAAACCGGTACACCTGTTGCAGCTGGGCAGCACCGTAAGCAACATTGTAAATATGGCAATGATCGCGGTTATTGATGCACAACTGAAAACAAAACCGCCCGTTGTGGATGACCGGAATACAAGAAGGCTATTGAAAAGGAAAACTGATTGA